The nucleotide window TCTCTTTCAACCCCATTTCCTCTGCCTGTATGTCTGTATTTAATGAAATGTCTATGATCTAGGTTACACTTAGCCATATACATTACACAAGGTTACACACAAATATGGCCATTGCCTTAGGATCCTCAAAATAATCAAGACTACTGTAAAGCAGACATATTCTACTCTGAGAAAAGCATGCACTTTCTTGTTTCATTTATCATCGTTATTCAATTTATTTCTGATACATTTTTCTGATTTAAAAGCTTCATTGCAACACTCTCCTTTGCTGCGGCCATCATTTTTTTAATCGGGCTGACTCTGGCCTTCCTTTTTTGCCATGATCTAAAACTCCCTCCCCTATATTGGTTTCATCATTGCACAACCTTTGACCATTAAACCTTTTCCCAATCCTTTTCTGCTTTCTGTGCTTTCTCAGATCTTCAACACCAATCCCCGCTACATCCTCTTCATCCACATGGTCATCAATGACACAGTCCAGCTGACCCtcaccatcctcctcttcctgctcagcTACACCCTATACCACATCAACGTCTGCCTGTGCAGCTTCATCATCCTGCTGGCTCTGTTCACCACTGAAAACACACCGCTCAACCTCTCCTGCATGGCCCTAGAGTGCTACGTGGCAGTGTGTCGCCCGCTGCACCACGCCCGAATCTGCACCGTGCGGAGAACCTACCTCTTCATCGGTCTGATCTGGGCCACCAGcaccctctccatcctcccggACCTGTTTGTCGCCCTGGCTACCGAGCCCGTGGCGTTCTTTAGCACAGATGTCTTCTGTGTGAGGGAGACAGTGTTCCGTAGCCCTCACATCATCCTCAAGAGGGACGCCTGGTACGTGTTGCTGCTGGTCGTCATTTGGCTGACCCTGCTCTACACGTACTTCCGCATCCTGTTCACCGCCCGAGCCGCCAGCGCGGACGCAAAGAAGGCCCGAAACACCATCCTGCTTCACGGCTTCCAGCTGCTGCTGTGCATGTTGATATACGTGGACCCGTTGCTGAAAACGCTTCTGAAATACTGGTTCCCCAATAGTTTGACGGACTCATTGTTCGCGTGctacatcatcatcagcatttTGCCACGGTCCATCAGCCCCATGGTGTACGGCCTGCGAGACAAGACCTTCAGGATGTACCTGAAGAAACACCTCTTGTGCAGCTTGACGTTGGTGACGGTGTAATCGAAACCCTTATAGACTATCTACTGCGTCAAATGTGGTGGTATTCTGGACCCACAAGGTGCCAGGGCCCTGGCCTGTGTGCACTACCCACTAGACCCATGTTGGGGGTTTCAAATTCAATCGTTAtgattgaaaaatgttcaatggTTTTATCCTTTTGTCATGAAATCAGTTAGGTAGTGGATGAAAGTGATAAACTCTGCTAACCAGAGAGACATTAAACCCAAGCTTGGTAGCACtggttggttttatttatttctcagaAATACATTTTTCGAAATGCATtgaaaaaatgcattttattgaaataaattTAATTTTCTTTCCATTTAATCTTTCTATGActgaaaatatatgtttttcaGAGTGCTAATCCCAGCAAATTTTTTTACCAATACTAAGTGCTAAGTAAGGAGCATCTTCCAAGGAGATGTTTCTGTCGCTTACAGCAAAAGGCCTCCACTAACTAAGCTAATTATCTCCACagaagtctcccagcagggagagaaagagagagagagagagagagagagagagagagagagagagagagagagagagagagagagagagagagagagagagagaaagagagagagagagagagaatttacaAGCATCATGTTTATCGGGCAACATGTACACCTACACATGCGTTTTCTAAcgagctacacatgtttgtgttcTCATACAAGCTACCTGGGAGCATATTGACTTTTAATCATGAAGCTTGTTGAGGACCCAGGTTGCCCCTTGTGTTCCACCTCCTGGACTCAGTCTCAGGATCACTGGAAAGGTCATGTAGTCCCTCGTCCCCCATCAAGGGAACTTGCTCTGGATGATGTAAtgcaaataataattataataatcaaTATTGTCATAATTAACATCATTTGAACAGCCCTTTTGTTTCCAAACTCTGCAGGCAATATTACAAGTTAAGTATAACATATTGAATATAATGatagaaataaaaagtaaattatGATATATGATAATAAATTATACAACTGGAATTTCATCATTTTAGGGGCAAGGCCACTTGTCCTTTTGTTGTACCATTTTTTGGGCCACATAATGAAATGAGACAAGGGAAAGTTTTGAGGTATTTTCAAACTTTCCTCAACATCAAAACacggtaacactttatattaaGGTACACATATTAATCATTAGTGGCATGCATATGAGTAGCATATCAGCTCTTTATCAGTCATTATAAAGCACTTATTAATGCCTTATTCTGCATGACCATATTAAATTAGTCATAATTATTGCTTATTGATAGTAAGTAAGCAACTTGGTGCATTATGATATCTTTGCATTGAGGATTTTTACGCAAGTTCGAGGGTCCAAGACCCTGTTAATACCATTTTATGAAACTGTGTTGGAGTCAGTACTCTCCTAAACTGGGGTCTGCACGGGATGGCGATACTGAGAGGAACAGGAAAGACAGAATCAACTGGATAGCGAGGGTTAGGTCTAGGCTATGCTGGGTTTGATTAGCCAGGCTTATTTCCATCATGGATAacacctctcactctctgcatGACTGTGGAGGCCTTGGATCTAGCAGTAACATACTGCTAAACTCATGGTGCAAGAAGGAAGCTGGGGATAAAGTCAAGCAGACAGTGACGGGTTGTTTCGATTATCATGATTAGAAGGGTTGTGACGCAAAACCTCACATCATTTGTCTAACCTTTGCAATCAGCTTTATTCCACACACAAAAGATAAACTTACCCACCAGAAGTAACATGCTTTAATAAACACTAGACACATGGCACCTGGACCCTGTCCTGAGTGCAATACCATCCATATcgttggttctcaaagtgcggcccgtgggccaatggcggcccgcagaaacattcatGGTGgtccgcaatgacatacagatgtaagttataaaaaataataataataataataaatatacatatatatatatatttataatattaatttaaacaaaaataaataaccataaagagaaaagtctactctctctagctttcaattaaatccttttacatttgttagttttaatccgactgtacattactttgaaaggatgaaccacagtttcgtgatttagacctcacttgacctcactcccagaggtccacggtgcaatgttttttttcaccactgggatgctgccGACGTTTCCCGCCTATTTTTTTGGCTTTGGctgccctcagtcaaattttgggttactaaattggccctcagctgtcaaaactttgagaacccctgataTCAAACAGGTCATGTCGGTAGGGGGTTATTAATACAAATCGTATGCAAATACaaatccttttacatgtaaCATTTTCTCAAAGTTTTATACTATTGAAGCCATGAAGATCATGGAGTCAGGAAATCTATGCGTTTAATCAGACCAGGTGTACACCTATACTAATAGTTATGGGGAATTAGGGAATGAACTCGAAAAGCATACACTCAAACATACGCAAGCACACAATTTAAATATGCATACCTGCCCACCATATATGAAACAACTTGCTAAGCAGCGACATCGAAAAACACTTCATTGGCCTTGGTAGCACTGGTTTGGTTTAATCAACCTCATTACTTAGGTTCAGGGTGACATTTGTCaaaaaaccagagggggcatgatttatcattttttttcatcGTGACAAAATCGGCAATGAACAGGCCTAATTGTTTTTGTTGAGTTAATGGTAGGCCCTATTAGCCTACATTTCGAACAGTTGAACATTCATTTTTAATGCAAACTAAAAAGACATGAAACATTACAttttccaaaaagaaaaacaattcagagggggggggggggggggggggggtgatcccTTCCATCCCCCCCGAACAAATCGCACCCTGCTTATGTTTGGAAATGCATTGGCCTTTTTCTAGACATGTAAATGGTCATTTTATTGAGTTAGAGTTTTCTGTCCAGTTCAGTTTcatgttgtgttatgttgtgttgtgtttttatatgtTAGTTTCAGTTTGAGATTAAAGATAGTGGTTTGTTTCTAATCATTATCCAAATACACAGCATAATGGTACAATATTTTCAGATTACTCGTGTGCTCAGTTTTGGATAGGCTGAATCGTGAGCACGGGAGATGAATGCTTCTGTGAGTAATGAGGAAAAGCAGTCGTGGTACCGCAAAGCCTTCATCAAAAACCTGACTGTTGTTCTCCTCGGGATCTTTATGAACTACGTCCACGCCAGCATGGTGCATAATGCCTTCCATTGATAAGAGGTAAGCACTCTGTTAAAATGACCTccagatgaaaaaaaaacactttactGAGGAAGGTCCAATTCATGAGCATCCAAGGGTTTTGTCCTGCGCATTTCCAACTAGTAAACTCAAAATGTTCTGATATCTTAACAGTATTCCTCAATGTTTAAACTTAGATTATGTCCCATAGGTACTCCTTGTTGACACCATTTGGTGCCATCCCATGTACCGTCCTACCATATATAAATCTTGAATCAAAGCTGGCACGCTCCCTTGTATCATGTAAACAGACCCTGGTATCATTGTATTACTGGTAGGCCAGGCACCTTTCTCCTACCATACACAAATACGACACATCCAATCTCAAAACGGGGCTATTCACATAGCGGTTGGAGAAGATATTTGTCTTGATTTAATTTATGTACAAACCATTCTGGTTCACAGCCCTTATTTTAGGTAATCCTACTGTACGTGCATTTATGTTCTGGATCAGAAAATAATTTTCAGTAAGTAACATTCTTTATTTATGTGATTGTAAatgctatatttttttgtttgtttttatacttttttgTCTGCAAGTGATTATTAGTGAATGCAATAATTCCGCAATCTGAACGTTTTATTCGAGAAATAGTCTTGATTTGCATTTGACAAACCGGGGCAATTAGGAGGGCTACGAAAGGATTAAGTGCACATTCTTAAATGTACTATTGTTTATTGATGTGAAACAAAGATCATCGCTAAATCTGCCTTTGTTGAAAGTGAGAAATTTTATTTCGAATATATTTGAAGGTATCAATGTTTTGTATGGTTGAATTTGATGACATTGTTCGTTCTAGGGATGAATCAGACCTCTTCAAACATCACGCTGGGGGCCTCACAGAGGGACTCCTTCTCCAAAGCTGTGACCAAGAACGTCATTGTGGTGGCTCTGGGAGTCACTGTCATTTACCTCAATGCCAGCCTGATCCACACCTTCCACAAACAGCaggtctcctgctcctcccaccagcattttttttaatgcatatattttatatGACTTATAATCAGTATAgatcaggggtcggcaaccctaggcacacgtgccaccactggcacgtgGCAGCaaaatcattggcacacttaaaaaaaaaatatataaaaaaaaataaactttcttttttttcacataaTTCGCATTACtgctgatttttttttgcactttattctgttttgggcatttcttCCCAGTGCAGatatgtttaaatgagttactgaaagcagtgttctgaaatggcaTCAATTAATAGTATGTAGCctaaacctatgttgtgagtaatagagaagaaaatatttaaaatattgttgcaagtggcctgcatgcatcgccttcacatggttttgcaaagctttACATGTCTTAAAGTTTTGATGTgaatggttccaacattctcatatattctcgttttttacatttctcacattgcaaatatgttttttgaatgagtttctgaaagtggtgttttaaaatgggacatatgtaattaaaatttgtaatcccatgttgcaaatataacaacaacaaaaaacacattataCGATTCCAGGTCTTCTGCAAATaattttggtcgctgtgtcataattcagcttaatatttaatatattgttgcttaaggtcATTAACGGGAAAatttcaaactggcactgcatgttgaaaaggttgctgacccttGGTATATATGACTTGTAGTACCGAGAACATATCCACGGTACCATTGATGTGACTGGGGTGAAACAAACTTTTAGTTTACATGTACAGTGACTCAGTATATGACCTCCTTGTTGTGATCCCGCATAGATTCAGACCAGCGTTCTTATTTCTCTTTCAACCCCATTTCCTCTGCCTGTATGTCTGTATTTAATGAAATGTCTATGATCTAGGTTACACTTAGCCATATACATTACACAAGGTTACACACAAATATGGCCATTGCCTTAGGATCCTCAAAATAATCAAGACTACTGTAAAGCAGACATATTCTACTCTGAGAAAAGCATGCACTTTCTTGTTTCATTTATCATCGTTATTCAATTTATTTCTGATACATTTTTCTGATTTAAAAGCTTCATTGCAACACTCTCCTTTGCTGCGGCCATCATTTTTTTAATCGGGCTGACTCTGGCCTTCCTTTTTTGCCATGATCTAAAACTCCCTCCCCTATATTGGTTTCATCATTGCACAACCTTTGACCATTAAACCTTTTCCCAATCCTTTTCTGCTTTCTGTGCTTTCTCAGATCTTCAACACCAATCCCCGCTACATCCTCTTCATCCACATGGTCATCAATGACACAGTCCAGCTGACCCtcaccatcctcctcttcctgctcagcTACACCCTCTACCACATCAACGTCTGCCTGTGCAGCTTCATCATCCTGCTGGCTCTGTTCACCACTGAAAACACACCGCTCAACCTCTCCTGCATGGCCCTAGAGTGCTACGTGGCAGTGTGTCGCCCGCTGCACCACGCCCGAATCTGCACCGTGCGGAGAACCTACCTCTTCATCGGTCTGATCTGGGCCACCAGcaccctctccatcctcccggACCTGTTTGTCGCCCTGGCTACCGAGCCCGTGGCGTTCTTTAGCACAGATGTCTTCTGTGTGAGGGAGACAGTGTTCCGTAGCCCTCACATCATCCTCAAGAGGGACGCCTGGTACGTGTTGCTGCTGGTCGTCATTTGGCTGACCCTGCTCTACACGTACTTCCGCATCCTGTTCACCGCCCGAGCCGCCAGCGCGGACGCAAAGAAGGCCCGAAACACCATCCTGCTCCACGGCTTCCAGCTGCTGCTGTGCATGTTGATATACGTGGACCCGTTGCTGAAAACGCTTCTGAAATACGGGTTCCCCAATAGTTTGACGGACTCATTGTTCGCGTGctacatcatcatcaacattttGCCACGGTCCATCAGCCCCATGGTGTACGGCCTGCGAGACAAGACCTTCAGGATGTACCTGAAGAAGCACCTCTTGTGCAGATTGACGTTGGTGACGGTGTAATCGAAACCCTTATAGACTATCTACTGCGTCAAATGTGGTAGTATTCTGGACCCACAAGGTGCCAGGGCCCTGGCCTGTGTGCACTACCCACTAGACCCATGTTGGGGGTTTCAAATTCAATCGTTAtgattgaaaaatgttcaatggTTTTATCCTTTTGTCATGAAATCAGTTAGGAAGTGGATGAAAGTGATACACTCTGCTAACCAGAGAGACATTAAACGCACGCTTGGTAGCACTGGTTGGTTTTATTTACCTCAGTAATTAATTTTTCGAAATGCATtgaaaaaatgcattttattgaaataaatgtaattttctTTCCATTTAATTTTTCTATGACTGAAAATATACCTGTTTCAGAGTGCTACTCCCAGCAATTTCTTTTTACCAATACTAAGTGCTAAGTAAGGAGCATCTTCCAAGGAGATGTTTCTGTCGCTTACAGCAAAAGGCCTCCATTAACTATGCTAATTATCTCCACAGCAGTCAcccagcagggagagagagatagagagagagagagtttacatGCATCATGTATATCGTGCAACATGTACACCTAAACATGCGTTTTCTAAcgagctacacatgtttgtgttcTCATACAAGCTACCTGGGAGCATATTGACTTTTAATCATGAAGCTTGTTGAGGACCCAGGTTGCCCCTTGTGTTCCACCTCCTGGACTCAGTCTTAGGATCACTGGAAAGGTCATGTAGTCCCTCGTCCCCCATCAAGTGAACTTGCTGTGGATGAtgtaatgaaaaaaataattaaaataatcaaTATTGTCATAATTAACATTATTTGAACAGCCCTTTTGTTTCCAAACTCTGCAGGCGATATTACAAGTAAAGTATAACATATTGAATATAATGATAGAAAATAGTAATTAAAAGTAAATTATGAATACATGATACTAAATTATACAACTGGAATTTCATCATTTTAGGGGCAAGGCCACTTGTCCTTTTGTTGTACCATTTTTGAGGCCACATAATGAAATGAGACAAGGGAAAGTTTTGAGGTGTTTTCAAACTTTCCTCAACATCAAAACACGGTAACACTTAAGGTACACATATTAATCATCAACTAGTTGCTTTTTGGCATGCATATGAGTAGCATATCGGCTCTTTATCAGTCATTATAAAGCACTTATTAATGCCTTATTCTGCATGACCATATTAAATTAGTCCTAATTACTGCTTATTGATAGTAAGTAAGGAACTTGGTGCATTATGATATCTTTGCATTGAGGATTTTTACACAAGTTCGAGGGTCCAAGACCCTGTTAATACCATTTTATGAAACTGTGTTGGAGTCAGTACTCTCCTAAACTGGGGTCTGCACGGGATGGAGATACTGAGAGGAACAGGAAAGACAGAATCAACTGTATAGCAAGAGTTAGCTCTAGGCTACACTAGGCTTGATTAGCCAAGCTGATTTCCATCATGGATAacacctctcactctctgcatGACTGTGGAGGCCTTGGATCTAGCAGTAACATACTGCTGAACTCATGGTGCAAGAAGGAAGCTGGGGATAAAGTCAAGCAGACAGTGACGGGTTGTGACGATTATTATGATGAGAAAGGTTGTGACACAAAAACTCACATCATTTGTATAACCTTTGCAATCAACTTTATTGCACACACAAAAGATAGACTTACCCACCAGAAGTAACATGCTTTAATAAACACTAGACACATGGCACTTGGACCCTGTCCTGAGTGCACTACCCTCTATATCCAACAGGTCATGTCGGTAGGGGGTTATAATTACAAATTGTATGCAAGTAAAAATCCTTTTACCTGTATTAGGACTGCAACAATAACAAATATTTCTGGGCGATTTATTGCCCCAGAAATTATTgcgataagcgataatattgcagtttttcaactaatataatgataatggCATAATAAGGCAAGtacaccctttcgaagatcaataaacttctatttttaaagaacactggaactggacgtatggaagacatttaaaatatccagaataaattaacaaaacaacacaaaaaaatatataaaatggaCTCAGAAAATGCTAGAGGGGggttttctttcaatattcgctcggtatctcactatgggacacGCCCCTCGCGCTGTCCCCCAGAAGCAATTTTACACTACGCCAGTCGTGACGGGCCAACAGACGTGACGTCTGCTTGCATAAGTCCCGTCGTCACGTCATCTCCTCAGTCTTTAACCTCTTCTCACTCTTAGAAGCACCTCTCGGACAGAAGTTGTAGACGGCCTAGCATACTTTTCCCAGAGCGAGCTAACCCCTCGGTCACCGAACCCTAGCCTACATCGCTACATCTGACCTCTGTGAGGCTAAAAGCTAGACTGTCACCAAACAGTAGCTGCTAGTACCCACACTAGCTGCAATCCACGTGACCAAGCTGGCCTGTCACCAAACAGCGGAGACCATGCAGTTGAACCTACCCTAACCGAGGGCTCGGGGAAGCCTCCGACAAAGTCCTGCATGGCCGGGAACAAGATGTCGGGCGCGGATAGCCACACCGATTGCATTCGCTGCCTTGGGCTGGAACATGCCAAGGCTGCCCTTGCATTCCCGGCCGCCCGCTGGCGGGGCCCGAAGAAGCCGAGGGCGGTGACTCCGAGGCGGCGCGTGCCCCAGCTCCCTGAACCCGGCCGTCAGCATGGACCTCCACGAGGCCTGCAAGAGGGCAGCTGCGAGGCTGAACATCGAGTGACCTGAGCCCCCGGTGGAGACCACCACATCTCGCTACGAGGGCTAGCAACTCCCAAAGGCGAAGGCCTCAACCAGCCTGCTACTTCCGGCCTTTCCCGAGTGCCTGGATGAAGCGACCCGGTCTTGGAGCGAGCCTCTCTCAGCCAGGATCCCTGTCCAGGGTGGATCAGGGTTGGGTTGGGCCGGTATGGAGGAAAAAAGGGGTTCTCCCACCTGCCTCCGGTAGAACCACTGCTGGCGTCGCACCTCCACCCCACACAGAAGTCCGCCATGACTTCGGCGAGCCCTGAACTGCCGTCCAGAGCCGACTCCTTCCAGTCATCAATGACCGAGAAGGGCTACAAGGCGATGGCTACGAAGGTGAGGGCGCTCAACGCATCGTCGCTGCTGCTGGCCTACCAGGCGGAGCTGGAGGTCGACATGTCATCGTCACCCACCCCGGCCCTGTGGGATGAACTGTGCGTTGTGACGGACCTGTGCCTACGCCTTCACAGGAGCCCTGTCCAAGCGTCCGGAAGGGCCATGGTGGTCGCTGATGGTCGCGCAGGAGAGAGCAAGGTGGGTGAACCTGTCCAGTCTCTCtctgaaggaaaaaaaacaactcctCGACGTGACTTTGGACCCGAAAGGGCCAGTTTGGCCCAGCGTATGGCGTAATGTTAAAACGCTGGGAGGAGAAATAGGGAGGGTGAGGCGCTGCGACTGTGTCTTTCCCAGAAGAGCGCCTTTCCCCGCCAACGCATCTGGCCAGGTGTTCACCCAGCCCCGCGCTCCTCTGCCGGCTTACCGCATCCAGAAGCGTCAGCCCCACCCAACCAACGGGGCCGGCCGGGGCCAAAACAAGCCGCCGGAGCACAGTGGCGCGTGGGCGAGGAAACCACCCGCGCCCGGGGCGGCGCCAGGTGGCCGTGCGGCCCCCTCGGCTACTCAGGGAGCCATGAAGAAACGGCGCGCTACCTGAGGCGCTGCGACCAGGGGGGTACGGCAGGCCCGGCCAGACGCCGTCGCCGTCCCCCCTAGATGTTCTGTTCCAAACCCGGTTCCAAAAAGGGTTACAGGGGGCGTGTTCCAAGCCCTGCAAAAGGCGTGCAGAAGGCCGTTCGGCCTTCTCACGCGAAGGGACATCTAATGTCCCTGGGTTTCACAATAAACGTGACAAAGAGTGTTTTTGTCCCTACTCAAAAAGCATAACGTTCTTAGGCTTGTGCCTTGATTCAGTGACGTTCAAAGCACGTCTATCCGCGGAGAGAGTGGAAGCCTTTCCGGCTTGTCTGGCACTTTTTCGCAGGGGGACGATGTTGAAGTTCAGAACATGCCTCAGACTATTGGGTCTGATGGCGTCGGCGCAGGTAGTAGTCCCACTTGGCAGCCTCGATATGAGGCCGGTTCAGCGATGGGTTGCATCACTCAGACTGAACCCGACGTGCCATGGCCATCGCCGAGTTTTGATCTCCATGGCGTGCGTCTTGGCACCCTTGGGGACGCGCGTCCCTTTCAACTACAGGCGTTACCATGGGAACTATCCTGGCAAGGAAGGTCCTTTCGACGGATGCCTCTCGGGCGGGCTGGGGAGCCGTATACGAGGGCAGAACAATAAATGGCATGTGGAGTTCACATACACAGTTTGTTCACATGAACTGCTTGGAATTTCAGGCAGTGTCACTGGCGCTGAAACATTTTCTTCCCTTTCTGAGAGGGCAACTCTGCAGGACATGCTGGATAAAGGCCGGGATTTATCCACTGTCAAAGTGTACTTGGCCACTATATCGGCTTGTCACATAGGTTTTGGGGACAAAACGGCAGGCCAGCACCCTATCGTTTGCCAGTTTATGAAAGGTGAACGCCGTCTTCGGCCGGTGTCGCGGAGCTTGGCT belongs to Gadus morhua chromosome 13, gadMor3.0, whole genome shotgun sequence and includes:
- the LOC115557555 gene encoding odorant receptor 131-2-like, whose product is MNQTSSNITLGASQRDSFSKAVTKNVIVVALGVTVIYLNASLIHTFHKQQIFNTNPRYILFIHMVINDTVQLTLTILLFLLSYTLYHINVCLCSFIILLALFTTENTPLNLSCMALECYVAVCRPLHHARICTVRRTYLFIGLIWATSTLSILPDLFVALATEPVAFFSTDVFCVRETVFRSPHIILKRDAWYVLLLVVIWLTLLYTYFRILFTARAASADAKKARNTILLHGFQLLLCMLIYVDPLLKTLLKYWFPNSLTDSLFACYIIISILPRSISPMVYGLRDKTFRMYLKKHLLCSLTLVTV
- the LOC115557110 gene encoding odorant receptor 131-2-like; its protein translation is MNQTSSNITLGASQRDSFSKAVTKNVIVVALGVTVIYLNASLIHTFHKQQIFNTNPRYILFIHMVINDTVQLTLTILLFLLSYTLYHINVCLCSFIILLALFTTENTPLNLSCMALECYVAVCRPLHHARICTVRRTYLFIGLIWATSTLSILPDLFVALATEPVAFFSTDVFCVRETVFRSPHIILKRDAWYVLLLVVIWLTLLYTYFRILFTARAASADAKKARNTILLHGFQLLLCMLIYVDPLLKTLLKYGFPNSLTDSLFACYIIINILPRSISPMVYGLRDKTFRMYLKKHLLCRLTLVTV